One genomic window of Motacilla alba alba isolate MOTALB_02 chromosome 1, Motacilla_alba_V1.0_pri, whole genome shotgun sequence includes the following:
- the HHLA2 gene encoding HERV-H LTR-associating protein 2 isoform X1 yields the protein MKGQNIPAAMICLFHICATLWGFTEQEEVTGLFSKDCILPCRFPPGHDEVIHWSKENRNVHSYYQQKDQLEKQDPYYRFRTHLFHENIPSGNASLKLSSLTMTDEGSYTCYVGTAQHGTEVEVQLHVKAPSSYALEYQKTNTERRLKCYAFLTYPAPTISWVQGNISIQETDREETRNGVLYSLRSDKDIVNVTDTYYCHIHLDHEVWSAEWKMQDYLPKVEGESTVIPCEHGHDSASTDSFTVVWTLHRNAVTSVLASFNGTSHSHQPRVQVNESDFSLRLDHLTAGDSGEYLCNISTPLYTKLAVTTLHIDIHRKFPEECRFFQVLWTRHSRGKTTRENSGNTGKIVLGVLGAVMIAVAIAAVLCYLKKKRKRGIIWTP from the exons ATGAAAGGACAGAACATACCAGCTGCCATGATCTGTTTATTTCACATCTGTGCTACACTTTGGG GTTTTACAGAACAGGAAGAAGTAACAGGGCTGTTTTCCAAGGATTGTATCCTCCCTTGTCGTTTCCCACCTGGGCATGATGAAGTAATTCACTGGAgcaaagagaacagaaatgtgCACAGTTACTACCAGCAGAAGGATCAACTGGAAAAACAAGATCCATATTACAGATTCAGAACACACCTTTTCCATGAGAACATCCCTAGTGGTAATGCCTCCTTGAAACTTAGTAGCCTGACCATGACTGACGAGGGCTCTTATACCTGCTATGTGGGAACAGCACAACATGGAACAGAAGTGGAAGTGCAGCTACACGTTAAAG CTCCTTCTTCTTATGCACTGGAATACCAAAAGACAAACACAGAAAGGAGACTGAAGTGCTATGCTTTTCTCACTTATCCAGCACCGACTATATCTTGGGTACAGGGTAATATATCCATCCAAGAGACAGATCGGGAGGAAACTAGGAATGGAGTTCTTTATTCTTTGAGAAGTGACAAGGACATTGTAAATGTGACAGATACTTACTACTGTCATATTCATTTGGATCATGAGGTGTGGTCCGCTGAATGGAAGATGCAAG ACTACCTGCCTAAGGTGGAAGGAGAGAGCACCGTAATTCCTTGTGAACACGGCCATGACTCTGCAAGCACTGACAGTTTCACCGTTGTCTGGACATTACACAGAAATGCAGTGACCTCAGTCCTGGCCTCCTTCAATGGCACATCTCACTCTCACCAGCCTCGAGTCCAGGTTAACGAAAGTGACTTTTCACTGAGGTTGGATCATCTTACTGCAGGTGACAGTGGAGAATATCTGTGTAATATATCAACACCTCTCTACACAAAACTTGCCGTGACAACTTTGCACATTG ACATCCATAGGAAGTTTCCAGAGGAATGTAGATTTTTTCAAGTTCTTTGGACAAGACACAGCAGGGGGAAGACAACCCGAG aaaattctggTAACACTGGGAAAATTGTGCTAGGAGTGCTTGGTGCAGTCATGATAGCAGTGGCAATAGCAGCGGTACTTTGCTATCTCAAG aaaaaaaggaagagaggaatCATATGGACACCTTGA
- the HHLA2 gene encoding HERV-H LTR-associating protein 2 isoform X2, whose protein sequence is MKGQNIPAAMICLFHICATLWGFTEQEEVTGLFSKDCILPCRFPPGHDEVIHWSKENRNVHSYYQQKDQLEKQDPYYRFRTHLFHENIPSGNASLKLSSLTMTDEGSYTCYVGTAQHGTEVEVQLHVKAPSSYALEYQKTNTERRLKCYAFLTYPAPTISWVQGNISIQETDREETRNGVLYSLRSDKDIVNVTDTYYCHIHLDHEVWSAEWKMQDYLPKVEGESTVIPCEHGHDSASTDSFTVVWTLHRNAVTSVLASFNGTSHSHQPRVQVNESDFSLRLDHLTAGDSGEYLCNISTPLYTKLAVTTLHIENSGNTGKIVLGVLGAVMIAVAIAAVLCYLKKKRKRGIIWTP, encoded by the exons ATGAAAGGACAGAACATACCAGCTGCCATGATCTGTTTATTTCACATCTGTGCTACACTTTGGG GTTTTACAGAACAGGAAGAAGTAACAGGGCTGTTTTCCAAGGATTGTATCCTCCCTTGTCGTTTCCCACCTGGGCATGATGAAGTAATTCACTGGAgcaaagagaacagaaatgtgCACAGTTACTACCAGCAGAAGGATCAACTGGAAAAACAAGATCCATATTACAGATTCAGAACACACCTTTTCCATGAGAACATCCCTAGTGGTAATGCCTCCTTGAAACTTAGTAGCCTGACCATGACTGACGAGGGCTCTTATACCTGCTATGTGGGAACAGCACAACATGGAACAGAAGTGGAAGTGCAGCTACACGTTAAAG CTCCTTCTTCTTATGCACTGGAATACCAAAAGACAAACACAGAAAGGAGACTGAAGTGCTATGCTTTTCTCACTTATCCAGCACCGACTATATCTTGGGTACAGGGTAATATATCCATCCAAGAGACAGATCGGGAGGAAACTAGGAATGGAGTTCTTTATTCTTTGAGAAGTGACAAGGACATTGTAAATGTGACAGATACTTACTACTGTCATATTCATTTGGATCATGAGGTGTGGTCCGCTGAATGGAAGATGCAAG ACTACCTGCCTAAGGTGGAAGGAGAGAGCACCGTAATTCCTTGTGAACACGGCCATGACTCTGCAAGCACTGACAGTTTCACCGTTGTCTGGACATTACACAGAAATGCAGTGACCTCAGTCCTGGCCTCCTTCAATGGCACATCTCACTCTCACCAGCCTCGAGTCCAGGTTAACGAAAGTGACTTTTCACTGAGGTTGGATCATCTTACTGCAGGTGACAGTGGAGAATATCTGTGTAATATATCAACACCTCTCTACACAAAACTTGCCGTGACAACTTTGCACATTG aaaattctggTAACACTGGGAAAATTGTGCTAGGAGTGCTTGGTGCAGTCATGATAGCAGTGGCAATAGCAGCGGTACTTTGCTATCTCAAG aaaaaaaggaagagaggaatCATATGGACACCTTGA